A genome region from Brassica oleracea var. oleracea cultivar TO1000 chromosome C2, BOL, whole genome shotgun sequence includes the following:
- the LOC106326032 gene encoding uncharacterized protein LOC106326032 codes for MIEGFTEEIKLAGGIGCFEKRMSLFSSSFIGRPFFNATSGRHFYFHQETLASNRFHKVMCGSETGSSSTSFSDLDVQKIEYVTLSELNAYVGNPNPQETEFLCKAKVSYISVSKCYRKLQHGFTSYTCAWCNDEKAVRDLG; via the exons ATGATTGAAGGATTTACAGAAGAAATTAAGCTAGCAGGAGGTATTGGATGTTTTGAGAAGAGAATGTCATTATTCTCCTCCTCTTTTATAG GTCGTCCATTCTTCAACGCAACCTCCGGAAGACACTTCTACTTTCACCAGGAAACTCTTGCCAGCAACAGGTTTCATAAAGT AATGTGTGGTTCTGAAACTGGCTCATCCTCGACTTCTTTCAGTGATTTAGATGTTCAGAAAATTGAATATGTCACACTATCGGAGCTGAATGCCTATGTCGGTAATCCTAACCCACAG GAAACTGAATTCCTCTGCAAAGCCAAAGTCAGTTACATCTCCGTTTCTAAGTGCTATCGAAAGCTACAGCATGGCTTCACATCTTATACATGTGCCTGGTGTAATGACGAGAAGGCTGTTAGGGACTTAGGGTAG